From the genome of Xiphophorus couchianus chromosome 15, X_couchianus-1.0, whole genome shotgun sequence:
TCCCTTTCCTCAAGCCGCTGGGCTCGCTCCAGCTCCTCTGCTGAGGTGAAAACGTTCATGTTGAGCGTGCGCTCGAAGCGCCTGTGCCTCCGCGCCGACAGGTCCGACGTGGTGTCCCAGTCCGAGTCTGAGTCGCTGGAGTCCGAGGACGAATGGGCCGGACGGGGCGGTTTCTTGACGGCTGGCCGCTTCCGAGACTGGCAGTCTGTGCGACAGGAGATCTGGACCACCAGGGCAAAGAGGGTGAGGAAGAGGCCCACACACACGCCGCAAACGAAGAATAGTGCGGCCCTTTCGGGATGATCTGTTTTTGTAGAGAAAGAACATTGGAAAAGGAAAAGTTCTAAATAAGTGGGTTTCTAATAGAAAACAggggaaatatttaattagacCTAATTAGATATGTAATTTAAATAGGCCAATTGGTGGTACAATGACCCACAATGAcgcaaaaaacacagaacaacacTGAATGGATCTGTGTTTTGTAATCTTGATAATTAGGTGTATGCGGATTACAGAGAGATGgagctttttgaaaaaaaaaaaaagttttcaatcaGACCACAGAGCAGATTCTCTTTTTTGTCCTGTGCTGTGCAAACACAGCAAGAAAACATGGCGGTAAACTCAACTGGCTTATGACACTAAAGTTGTGATGTTAATTGAGATTCATATCTGACACTAAACCAAAGAATTTTATCATTggcttttaaattattctggACATAACTTTCGATTTGATTGTCTATAcctaaaatctaaaacaattaaGCTGGTGGA
Proteins encoded in this window:
- the eva1aa gene encoding protein eva-1 homolog A isoform X2, with product MNPVINSTSRANMALISNALAAYTYISDHPERAALFFVCGVCVGLFLTLFALVVQISCRTDCQSRKRPAVKKPPRPAHSSSDSSDSDSDWDTTSDLSARRHRRFERTLNMNVFTSAEELERAQRLEERERIIREIWMNGQPDIPGTRSLNRYY